A genome region from Frankineae bacterium MT45 includes the following:
- a CDS encoding 2-oxo-4-hydroxy-4-carboxy-5-ureidoimidazoline decarboxylase: MSESNGTASASTPPTLTVAEFDAATAIDAAAELLPCCASRRWITEVVNARPFATLEVLTAASDQVLAGLAWEDVLEAVEAHPRIGEQAAGAERESDWSRSEQAGAAGADAETRSELLDGNQLYEEKFGFVFLVCASGLSGDELLANLNARLVNDEESEREVVAGELRKIVRLRLAKSFSPDDDTIAL, from the coding sequence ATGAGTGAATCCAATGGAACCGCGTCTGCATCGACGCCACCGACACTGACGGTCGCCGAGTTCGACGCGGCCACCGCAATCGACGCCGCAGCGGAGTTGCTGCCGTGCTGCGCGAGCCGGCGCTGGATCACCGAGGTCGTCAACGCCCGCCCCTTCGCGACCCTCGAGGTGCTCACCGCCGCCTCCGATCAGGTTCTGGCTGGCCTCGCTTGGGAGGACGTCCTGGAGGCCGTCGAGGCGCATCCGCGCATTGGAGAGCAGGCCGCCGGGGCCGAGCGGGAGTCCGACTGGTCGAGGAGCGAACAGGCCGGTGCCGCCGGGGCCGATGCCGAGACCCGCAGCGAACTGCTGGACGGCAACCAGTTGTACGAGGAGAAGTTCGGCTTCGTCTTCCTCGTCTGCGCCAGCGGCCTCAGCGGCGACGAGCTGCTGGCCAACCTCAACGCCCGCCTGGTCAACGACGAGGAGAGCGAACGAGAAGTGGTGGCCGGAGAGCTGCGCAAGATCGTCCGCCTGCGTTTGGCTAAGTCATTTAGCCCCGACGATGACACGATCGCGTTGTAG
- a CDS encoding malate synthase — MVEHLAVTGPPVERSEEILTEDALAFVAMLHHAFADRRNKLLELRQERRAEVARTGRLDYLPETADIRSGFWRVAPAPADLLDRRVEITGPTERKMMINALNSGAKVWLADLEDANTPHWQNVISGQVNLLDATAGTASYTNPDGRVYSLRTDAPLATIVVRPRGWHLDERHIMIDGFPAIGALVDFGLHFYHNANALINKGSGPYYYLPKMESHLDARLWNQVFRLSQSTLGIDHGTIRATVLIETIPAAFEMAEILYELREHASGLNAGRWDYLFSIIKYFRDAGPEFLLPDRGEITMTAPFMKAYTEQLVRTCHSHGAFAMGGMAAFIPSRRDAEVNAVAFAKVREDKLREATGGFDGSWVAHPDLVPVAQEVFDGVLGSAPNQLKINDEASPETGGLIDLSGVPGAVTSAGLRANIDVGVRYLAAWLGGLGAVAIHNLMEDAATAEISRSQIWQWVHASVVLADTGETVTSELVMKILAEEAFDDPHYEQARELFVQVALADDFADFLTVPAYELID; from the coding sequence ATGGTCGAGCACCTCGCCGTCACTGGGCCGCCGGTCGAACGCTCCGAGGAGATCCTCACCGAGGATGCGCTGGCCTTCGTCGCGATGCTGCACCACGCCTTCGCCGATCGCCGCAATAAGCTGCTCGAACTACGGCAGGAGCGACGAGCCGAGGTGGCCCGTACCGGCCGGCTCGACTACCTACCCGAGACGGCTGATATTCGCAGTGGATTCTGGCGGGTCGCACCGGCGCCGGCCGACCTACTGGATCGCCGCGTCGAGATCACCGGACCGACCGAGCGGAAGATGATGATCAACGCGCTCAACTCCGGGGCGAAGGTCTGGCTGGCCGACCTGGAGGACGCCAACACCCCGCACTGGCAGAACGTCATATCCGGACAGGTGAATCTCCTCGACGCCACTGCCGGAACCGCCTCGTACACCAACCCCGACGGGCGCGTCTACTCGCTGCGAACGGACGCGCCGTTGGCCACCATCGTCGTACGTCCACGGGGCTGGCACCTGGACGAGCGGCACATCATGATCGACGGCTTCCCGGCGATCGGTGCCCTCGTCGACTTCGGGCTGCACTTCTATCACAACGCGAATGCCCTGATAAATAAGGGATCCGGGCCTTACTACTACTTGCCCAAGATGGAGAGCCACCTGGATGCGCGGCTCTGGAATCAGGTCTTCCGCCTCTCCCAGTCGACGCTGGGGATCGATCACGGGACGATCCGAGCCACCGTCCTCATCGAGACCATCCCGGCCGCCTTCGAGATGGCCGAGATCCTCTATGAGCTACGTGAGCATGCCTCCGGCTTGAATGCCGGCCGCTGGGACTACCTCTTCAGCATCATCAAGTATTTCCGGGACGCCGGCCCCGAGTTCCTCCTCCCGGATCGGGGTGAGATCACCATGACGGCGCCGTTCATGAAGGCCTACACCGAGCAGTTGGTGCGCACCTGCCACTCCCACGGCGCCTTCGCGATGGGCGGCATGGCCGCGTTCATCCCGTCCCGGCGCGACGCCGAGGTGAATGCCGTCGCCTTCGCCAAAGTGCGCGAGGACAAGCTGCGCGAGGCGACCGGTGGCTTCGACGGTTCGTGGGTGGCTCACCCCGACCTGGTTCCGGTGGCCCAGGAGGTCTTCGACGGCGTACTCGGTTCAGCACCCAACCAGCTGAAGATCAACGACGAGGCGTCGCCCGAGACAGGCGGGCTGATCGATCTCTCCGGCGTCCCGGGCGCGGTGACCAGCGCCGGCCTACGCGCGAACATCGATGTCGGGGTGCGCTACCTGGCGGCCTGGCTGGGTGGCCTGGGCGCGGTGGCGATCCACAACCTGATGGAGGACGCCGCCACCGCCGAGATCTCCCGCTCGCAGATCTGGCAGTGGGTGCACGCCTCAGTCGTTCTCGCCGACACCGGCGAGACCGTCACCTCCGAGTTGGTCATGAAGATCCTGGCCGAGGAGGCATTCGACGACCCGCACTACGAGCAGGCCCGGGAGCTCTTCGTCCAAGTCGCGCTGGCCGACGATTTCGCCGATTTCCTGACCGTTCCGGCCTACGAACTCATCGACTGA
- a CDS encoding HpcH/HpaI aldolase/citrate lyase family protein, whose translation MKLTDDVLKTLDQALADDDATRAQRYPGPPVGRQPVHTAYVPADLFSPQTPVVWGTAALTAMDEHGPLPETEADVERLVRAKLVAEPIEDLRIDFEDGYGLRSDAEEDRDVLTAADSLAQLLSTGGAPPFSGLRMKSFEGTSLRHRGVRTLDAFIGALLDNGGTVPPGFRVTLPKVTSVAQVEAMAVLCDALETAYSIERLRVELQVETPQAILGSDGTALIAPMIQATQGRCIGLHYGTYDYSASVGVAAQFQSMEHSAADYAKSVIQVAAAGTGVAVSDGSTNILPVGDRNAVQAGWRLHSRLVTRSLERAFYQGWDLHPVQLPTRFAATYAFYRRGLAPAGERLRAYLGKSAGGFLDEPATAAALAGYLLRGLDAGAVAEDEVWSSAGVRREELETLLRRGATA comes from the coding sequence ATGAAGCTCACCGACGACGTATTGAAGACACTCGACCAGGCCCTGGCCGACGACGACGCGACCCGGGCCCAGCGCTACCCGGGGCCGCCCGTGGGTCGTCAGCCGGTGCACACCGCGTACGTCCCGGCCGATCTCTTCAGCCCGCAGACCCCGGTTGTCTGGGGGACGGCCGCACTCACCGCGATGGACGAGCACGGGCCGCTGCCGGAGACCGAGGCCGACGTGGAGCGTCTGGTCCGGGCCAAGCTGGTCGCCGAGCCGATCGAAGATCTACGGATCGACTTCGAGGACGGCTACGGCCTCCGCTCGGACGCCGAAGAGGACCGCGACGTGCTCACCGCCGCCGACTCACTGGCCCAGCTGCTGAGCACCGGCGGCGCCCCGCCGTTCAGCGGCCTGCGAATGAAGTCCTTCGAAGGCACCTCCCTGCGGCATCGGGGCGTCCGCACCCTGGACGCCTTCATCGGGGCGCTACTGGACAACGGCGGCACGGTGCCCCCGGGGTTTCGGGTCACCCTCCCCAAAGTCACCTCGGTGGCCCAGGTCGAGGCGATGGCGGTGCTCTGCGACGCGCTGGAGACGGCCTACTCGATTGAGCGGCTGCGTGTGGAGCTGCAGGTTGAGACGCCTCAGGCCATTCTGGGTTCCGATGGCACGGCGCTCATCGCCCCGATGATCCAGGCGACCCAGGGACGGTGCATCGGGCTGCATTACGGCACCTACGACTACAGCGCGTCGGTGGGGGTGGCGGCGCAGTTCCAGAGCATGGAGCATTCAGCGGCCGACTACGCCAAGTCGGTGATTCAGGTAGCGGCGGCCGGCACCGGGGTTGCCGTCAGCGATGGTTCGACGAACATCCTCCCCGTCGGCGACCGCAACGCGGTGCAGGCCGGCTGGCGGCTGCACTCCCGGCTGGTGACCCGGTCACTGGAGCGCGCCTTCTACCAGGGCTGGGACCTGCACCCGGTGCAGCTGCCGACCCGCTTCGCCGCGACGTATGCGTTCTACCGGCGGGGCCTGGCCCCGGCCGGGGAGCGGCTGCGGGCCTACCTCGGCAAGTCGGCCGGTGGGTTCCTCGACGAGCCGGCGACGGCGGCCGCGCTGGCCGGCTATCTGCTGCGCGGACTGGACGCGGGCGCGGTGGCCGAGGACGAGGTGTGGAGCAGCGCCGGGGTGCGCCGCGAGGAGTTGGAGACTCTGCTGCGCCGGGGCGCTACTGCTTGA
- a CDS encoding allantoicase: MTEDFRALPDLASGALGGAVVCCNDEFFADAYNLVSPGPATHDPTTFTTKGKVYDGWETRRRRDQPQAAQSLGSADCSDWAIIRLATPALVRGVNIDTAFFRGNFPPFASVEATMLLGHPTPAELQNAQWFTVLERTGLQGDSPNVFPAAANSPLATHVRLSIYPDGGVARFRIYGEARPDPRFLGGRIDLAATVNGGRILDCSNMFYSSPANVLAPGRAAIMSDGWETARRRDDGNDWLVVELGQPGVLHNVVIDTLRFVGNAPGWARLSDADTGAELLATSPLLPDSEHRFRVAAASPVSRVRLDIYPDGGISRLRINGSVTESAATDYGARWLSSLPPDQAALIDSSQFFE; encoded by the coding sequence ATGACCGAAGACTTCCGAGCCCTCCCCGACCTGGCCAGCGGTGCCCTCGGCGGTGCCGTGGTCTGCTGCAACGACGAGTTCTTCGCCGACGCCTACAACCTGGTGAGCCCGGGCCCGGCGACCCACGACCCGACGACCTTCACCACCAAGGGAAAGGTCTACGACGGGTGGGAGACGCGGCGACGGCGTGATCAGCCCCAGGCTGCGCAGTCCCTGGGCAGCGCCGACTGTTCCGACTGGGCGATCATCCGACTGGCCACCCCGGCCCTGGTGCGCGGCGTGAACATCGATACCGCCTTCTTCCGCGGCAACTTCCCGCCCTTCGCCTCCGTCGAGGCAACCATGCTGCTCGGGCACCCGACACCGGCGGAGCTGCAGAACGCTCAGTGGTTCACCGTGCTGGAGCGGACTGGGTTGCAGGGTGACTCGCCCAACGTCTTCCCGGCCGCGGCGAACAGCCCGCTCGCCACGCACGTCCGTCTGAGTATCTATCCGGACGGCGGCGTCGCCCGCTTCCGGATCTACGGTGAGGCGCGCCCCGACCCGCGCTTCCTCGGCGGACGGATCGACCTGGCGGCCACCGTCAACGGCGGGCGGATCCTCGACTGCTCCAACATGTTCTACAGCTCGCCGGCGAATGTGCTCGCACCCGGCCGAGCGGCCATCATGTCCGACGGCTGGGAGACGGCACGTCGCCGTGATGATGGAAACGACTGGTTGGTGGTGGAGCTCGGTCAGCCGGGAGTGCTGCACAACGTGGTCATAGACACCCTGCGTTTTGTTGGGAATGCGCCTGGATGGGCCCGCCTCAGCGACGCCGACACCGGGGCCGAACTGCTGGCCACTTCACCGCTCCTCCCCGACTCCGAGCATCGCTTCCGCGTCGCGGCGGCCTCCCCGGTCTCCCGGGTTCGGCTGGATATCTACCCCGACGGTGGCATCTCCCGGCTGCGGATCAACGGTTCGGTCACTGAATCCGCGGCCACTGACTACGGCGCCCGCTGGCTGTCGTCGCTGCCGCCGGATCAGGCAGCGCTGATCGACAGCAGCCAATTCTTCGAGTGA
- a CDS encoding Fatty acid desaturase — MTTAHLTVEQTDELGRELDAIRAELVAKLGQEDRDYIYNVIKAQRALEVVGRGAMFLGFLPPFWFAGVAALSMSKILDNLEIGHNVMHGQYDWMRDPAVNSKMFEWDNVCPSEQWRHSHNYMHHTYTNILGKDRDIGYGQLRMDEGQKWQPYYLGNPIYAFLLMMAFEWGVMAHDLELNKIFDGRKPWNGPETRAQRKQIWEKGVKQVMKDYVLFPALTGPQFMHTLAGNAVANVVRNIWAFGVIFCGHFPTGVQVFSRAETENETRGEWYIRQMTGSANISGGPLLHMLSGNLSFQIEHHLYPDIPARRYAEVAPQIREICERYGLAYTTGPLPRQLAQVAVKICKLALPPRKKGRKASSTEAARPELSAVAAA; from the coding sequence ATGACTACCGCACATCTCACCGTCGAGCAGACCGACGAGTTGGGGCGGGAACTCGACGCCATTCGGGCCGAGTTGGTCGCGAAGCTCGGTCAGGAAGACCGCGACTACATCTACAACGTCATTAAGGCGCAGCGGGCTCTGGAAGTCGTCGGCCGGGGTGCCATGTTCCTCGGTTTCCTGCCGCCGTTCTGGTTCGCCGGGGTGGCTGCCCTGTCGATGTCGAAGATCCTCGACAACCTCGAGATCGGGCACAACGTCATGCACGGCCAGTACGACTGGATGCGTGACCCGGCGGTGAACTCGAAGATGTTCGAGTGGGACAACGTCTGCCCGTCCGAGCAGTGGCGCCACTCGCACAACTACATGCACCACACGTACACCAACATTCTCGGCAAGGACCGCGACATCGGCTACGGCCAGCTCCGCATGGACGAGGGTCAGAAGTGGCAGCCCTACTACTTGGGCAACCCGATCTACGCCTTCCTGCTGATGATGGCCTTCGAGTGGGGCGTCATGGCCCATGACCTCGAACTGAACAAGATCTTCGACGGTCGCAAGCCCTGGAACGGACCGGAGACGCGGGCTCAGCGCAAGCAGATCTGGGAGAAGGGCGTCAAGCAGGTGATGAAGGACTACGTCCTTTTCCCGGCGCTCACCGGCCCCCAGTTCATGCACACGCTGGCCGGCAACGCGGTCGCCAACGTCGTCCGCAACATCTGGGCCTTCGGCGTCATCTTCTGTGGGCACTTCCCGACCGGCGTGCAGGTCTTCTCTCGCGCGGAGACGGAGAACGAGACCCGCGGTGAGTGGTATATCCGGCAGATGACCGGTTCGGCCAACATCTCGGGTGGCCCGCTGCTGCACATGCTGTCGGGGAATCTCTCCTTCCAGATCGAGCACCACCTGTACCCCGACATCCCGGCCCGTCGCTACGCCGAGGTCGCCCCGCAGATCCGCGAGATCTGCGAGCGCTACGGCCTGGCGTACACAACCGGGCCGCTTCCGCGCCAGCTAGCCCAGGTCGCCGTGAAGATCTGCAAGCTGGCTCTCCCGCCCCGCAAGAAGGGGCGCAAGGCATCGAGCACTGAGGCGGCGCGTCCTGAACTCAGCGCGGTCGCGGCAGCCTAG
- a CDS encoding membrane fusion protein, macrolide-specific efflux system, producing MRRRTLIVNGVLLLALIAISVTGWAMLHTTPAKAATISTTTVTSGNVSATVSASGTAESATNLGISFSDCTGNLTSISVKPGQTIKVGQVLATVDTTTAEKAVATAQTALTDAQSSLDSSISQAETSVSDAKSSAALDEEQAQNTYNAAVAKANQQDAHDATTLAADLANAKLQYQASVLKDNQQIASAESQLTSAESSSTQEAQAVTTAQTNLAAAKATLTHCTLTSPVTGTVVTVNGSVGVAPGSASVASSSSTSTSTGSTGSTGSTSSTSSSNSTSTTSSAASTVSTSSGFITVADMKTITVPASVSESDIGAVKVGDAATVTFAALTSTNGGTAVAAVPGVTTSASGTTVAGTVTEVDLTSTVSSNVVSYGVTVTLTTVPTGLRLGQSATLTITTANKTGVLRLSTTAITTAGVSKTVEVQNGSSTSRVTVTTGLVGDGFTEITSGLTAGQVVVIPTTTSSTTSLLGGTGGGAASLLGGAGGGR from the coding sequence ATGCGGCGACGCACTCTCATTGTGAACGGCGTACTACTGCTGGCGCTGATCGCCATCTCGGTGACCGGGTGGGCGATGCTGCACACCACACCGGCCAAGGCCGCGACGATCTCCACCACTACGGTGACGAGCGGCAACGTCTCGGCCACCGTATCGGCCAGCGGAACCGCAGAAAGTGCCACAAATCTCGGCATCTCCTTCAGCGACTGCACTGGCAACCTCACCTCGATCTCAGTGAAGCCGGGGCAGACGATCAAGGTCGGGCAGGTGCTGGCCACCGTCGACACGACCACAGCCGAGAAGGCGGTCGCCACCGCGCAGACCGCCCTCACCGACGCCCAGAGTTCACTGGACAGCTCGATCTCGCAGGCCGAGACATCGGTCAGTGACGCCAAGAGCAGCGCCGCGCTGGATGAGGAGCAGGCGCAGAACACCTACAACGCCGCCGTCGCCAAGGCCAACCAGCAGGACGCCCACGACGCGACGACCCTCGCCGCAGACCTGGCCAACGCCAAACTCCAGTACCAAGCCTCAGTCCTGAAGGACAACCAGCAGATCGCGAGCGCCGAGAGTCAGCTCACCTCGGCCGAGTCGAGCTCGACCCAGGAGGCGCAGGCCGTCACGACCGCGCAGACCAACCTCGCCGCCGCGAAGGCGACCCTCACTCACTGCACCTTGACCTCACCGGTGACCGGCACCGTCGTGACGGTGAACGGATCGGTTGGCGTGGCGCCGGGCTCCGCCTCCGTGGCCTCCAGCTCCTCGACCAGCACCTCGACCGGCAGCACCGGCAGCACGGGGAGTACCTCGTCGACGAGCAGTAGCAACAGCACCTCGACCACGAGCAGCGCGGCATCGACGGTGAGCACCAGCAGCGGCTTCATCACCGTGGCCGACATGAAGACGATCACGGTGCCGGCGAGCGTCTCCGAGTCCGACATCGGCGCCGTGAAGGTGGGTGACGCGGCCACCGTCACCTTCGCCGCGCTCACCTCCACCAACGGCGGCACTGCGGTAGCTGCGGTTCCCGGAGTGACCACCTCGGCATCGGGAACCACCGTGGCCGGAACCGTCACCGAGGTCGACCTCACCAGCACCGTCTCCAGCAACGTCGTGAGCTACGGCGTGACCGTCACCCTCACCACCGTCCCCACCGGACTGCGGCTGGGGCAGAGTGCGACCCTCACCATCACCACGGCCAACAAGACGGGCGTGCTGCGACTTTCGACGACGGCCATCACCACGGCCGGGGTCTCCAAGACGGTCGAGGTCCAGAACGGCTCCAGCACCAGCCGGGTCACCGTGACGACCGGACTGGTCGGTGACGGCTTCACCGAGATCACCTCTGGACTTACGGCAGGTCAGGTCGTCGTCATCCCGACCACCACCTCCTCGACCACCTCGCTGCTCGGCGGCACGGGCGGCGGCGCGGCCAGCCTCCTCGGCGGCGCGGGCGGTGGCCGATGA
- a CDS encoding 5-hydroxyisourate hydrolase, producing the protein MSLSTHVLNSVIGRPVAGMPVLLERRDEQGWQRLAQHVTSEDGRIGDFAADLLEELAAGVYRLTFDVESVFPDGSFYPEIAIAFRVQDPAQHYHVPILLSPFAYSTYRGS; encoded by the coding sequence ATGAGCCTCTCAACCCACGTCCTCAACTCGGTGATCGGACGACCCGTGGCCGGGATGCCGGTGCTGCTGGAACGCCGCGATGAGCAGGGCTGGCAGCGCCTCGCGCAGCACGTCACCAGCGAGGACGGGCGGATTGGCGACTTCGCCGCCGACCTCTTGGAAGAGTTGGCGGCCGGGGTGTACCGGCTCACCTTCGACGTCGAATCGGTCTTCCCGGACGGCAGTTTCTACCCGGAGATCGCCATCGCCTTCCGGGTGCAGGACCCGGCGCAGCACTACCACGTGCCCATCTTGCTAAGCCCTTTCGCTTACTCCACCTATCGAGGAAGTTGA
- a CDS encoding deoxyribose-phosphate aldolase, translating into MSLSRSELAQYLDVTLLAPTATAADVETLCATAVDVGGFAVCVSPSMVAVAAKVLPPTVALATVCGFPSGAHEAGVKAYEASASVQAGAGEIDMVVNLGLVKTQQWDAVTAEIAAVRASSTVLLKVIIESAALTDDEIVACCRAAEAAGADYVKTSTGFHPSGGASVGAVRLMRETVGDRLGVKASGGIATTEQALAMIDAGASRLGVSRPGAVLADAGE; encoded by the coding sequence ATGAGTCTCTCCCGTTCTGAACTGGCGCAGTACCTGGACGTCACCCTGCTGGCCCCGACCGCCACCGCCGCCGATGTCGAGACGCTCTGCGCGACCGCGGTCGACGTCGGTGGCTTTGCGGTCTGCGTGTCGCCGTCGATGGTCGCGGTCGCAGCGAAGGTTCTCCCGCCGACGGTGGCGCTGGCCACGGTCTGCGGGTTCCCGTCCGGCGCCCACGAAGCCGGCGTGAAGGCGTACGAGGCGTCGGCGTCGGTGCAGGCCGGCGCCGGTGAGATCGACATGGTGGTGAACCTCGGCCTGGTAAAGACCCAGCAATGGGACGCCGTGACGGCCGAGATCGCTGCCGTCCGCGCCTCCTCCACAGTGCTGCTGAAGGTCATCATCGAATCGGCCGCCCTCACCGACGACGAGATCGTGGCCTGCTGCCGAGCCGCGGAGGCTGCCGGCGCTGACTACGTCAAGACCTCCACCGGCTTCCACCCCTCCGGCGGAGCCTCGGTGGGGGCGGTCCGGCTGATGCGGGAGACGGTCGGCGACCGGCTCGGGGTGAAGGCATCCGGTGGCATCGCGACCACCGAGCAGGCCCTGGCGATGATCGACGCTGGGGCGTCCCGACTGGGTGTCTCTCGCCCGGGGGCGGTGCTGGCCGACGCCGGCGAGTAG
- a CDS encoding allantoinase, with protein sequence MGSAVRAVRARRIVSADDETSGLLRIRDGRVESLHPFDDLGDLPPTEILTLDDDHVLLPGLVDTHVHVNEPGRTEWEGFATATAAAAAGGVTTLVDMPLNSIPPTTTMAGLEAKRSAAQGQLQIDVALWGGAVPGNLEELEPLWRAGVVGFKCFLLPSGVDEFPPLSPSELREAMARIKSFDGLLIAHAEDQSVLDTAPAPNGRSYRDFMNSRPPEAESSAIAMLLDTVRATGCRTHIVHLSAAGALPAITAAKSEGLPLSVETCPHYLVLTAETVPDGATQFKCCPPIRDEANRERLWDGLREGLIDCVVSDHSPCTPELKLLDQGDFGAAWGGISSLQSGLPLMWTAASQRGLQLSDLVRWMAVRPAALAGLGKRGTLDVGAPADFSIFAPEETFTVDPAGLRYRNPITPYAAATLRGVVKQTYLRGELIDGTTTPGRLIERGGSA encoded by the coding sequence GTGGGGTCCGCGGTAAGGGCTGTGCGAGCGCGCCGAATCGTCAGCGCCGACGATGAGACATCGGGCCTGCTGCGGATACGGGACGGCCGCGTCGAATCGCTGCACCCCTTCGACGACCTCGGCGACCTGCCGCCCACGGAGATCCTCACGCTCGACGACGATCACGTGCTCCTCCCCGGCCTGGTCGACACCCACGTGCACGTCAACGAGCCCGGGCGCACCGAGTGGGAGGGGTTCGCGACCGCGACCGCCGCGGCCGCCGCCGGGGGCGTCACCACGCTGGTCGACATGCCTCTCAACAGCATCCCGCCCACCACGACGATGGCCGGCCTGGAGGCCAAACGCTCGGCCGCGCAGGGGCAACTGCAGATCGACGTCGCCCTCTGGGGTGGGGCCGTGCCGGGGAACCTGGAGGAGCTGGAGCCGCTCTGGCGCGCCGGTGTGGTCGGCTTCAAATGCTTCCTGCTCCCCTCCGGAGTAGACGAGTTCCCGCCGCTGAGCCCGTCCGAACTGCGCGAAGCGATGGCCCGGATCAAGTCCTTCGACGGCCTGCTCATCGCTCATGCCGAGGATCAGAGCGTCCTCGACACCGCACCGGCGCCGAATGGCCGCAGCTATCGGGATTTCATGAACTCACGGCCCCCTGAAGCCGAGTCCAGCGCGATCGCGATGCTGCTGGATACGGTCCGGGCCACCGGGTGCCGGACCCACATCGTCCACCTCTCGGCGGCCGGTGCGCTGCCGGCGATCACCGCCGCGAAGTCCGAGGGTCTACCGCTGAGCGTCGAGACCTGCCCGCACTACCTGGTGCTCACCGCCGAGACGGTCCCCGACGGCGCTACCCAGTTCAAGTGCTGCCCGCCGATTCGCGACGAGGCGAACCGGGAGCGGCTCTGGGACGGGCTGCGGGAGGGGCTCATCGACTGCGTCGTCAGTGATCACTCGCCCTGCACTCCAGAGCTGAAGCTCCTGGACCAGGGTGACTTCGGGGCGGCCTGGGGCGGGATCTCGTCACTGCAGTCAGGGCTGCCGCTGATGTGGACGGCGGCGTCCCAGCGGGGCCTGCAACTGAGCGACCTGGTGCGCTGGATGGCGGTGCGTCCGGCCGCGCTGGCCGGTCTCGGGAAGCGAGGCACACTGGACGTCGGAGCGCCGGCCGACTTCAGCATCTTCGCTCCGGAGGAGACGTTCACCGTCGACCCGGCCGGGCTGCGCTATCGAAATCCGATCACTCCCTACGCGGCGGCTACGCTTCGCGGAGTGGTGAAGCAGACGTATCTGCGGGGCGAGTTGATCGACGGCACGACCACGCCCGGGCGACTCATCGAGCGAGGGGGCAGCGCATGA
- a CDS encoding Pimeloyl-ACP methyl ester carboxylesterase codes for MTHPPTAAVSGHLEVAGLRLYYEHSNDLSASAKTPLLLLHGGLMNIELGFSRLLPALAASRPVLALELQGHGRSTDGDRPFTMPTLAADVGALLDELNLPAVDIFGFSLGGLVATEFAVQRPERVRRLVLASTHFRADGYHAEINDPALHATSTRMPTAEDFAAMQQSYAQLAPDPSHFGAFAAKASSAVAACTGWSDEAITGLPMPTLIVIGDHDFVRLEHSVEFLGLLRRGELAVLPGTTHMQVTDRVEVLVPMLERFFDAPDQSTNVH; via the coding sequence ATGACTCACCCACCCACCGCCGCCGTCTCCGGCCACCTCGAGGTCGCGGGGCTGCGGCTCTACTACGAACACAGCAATGACCTATCCGCTTCGGCGAAGACTCCATTGCTGTTGCTGCACGGCGGACTGATGAACATCGAGCTCGGCTTCTCCAGGCTGCTTCCGGCGCTGGCCGCGTCTCGACCCGTCCTAGCGCTCGAACTGCAGGGGCACGGACGCAGCACGGACGGCGACCGCCCCTTCACGATGCCCACCCTGGCCGCAGACGTCGGCGCACTCCTGGACGAGCTCAACCTGCCTGCGGTCGACATCTTCGGGTTCAGCCTGGGCGGCCTGGTGGCCACCGAGTTTGCCGTGCAGCGGCCGGAGCGCGTCCGTCGGCTGGTCCTAGCCTCGACCCACTTCCGGGCCGACGGCTACCACGCCGAGATCAACGACCCGGCGCTGCATGCCACCTCAACCCGGATGCCGACCGCCGAGGACTTCGCGGCTATGCAGCAGTCGTACGCCCAGCTGGCCCCGGATCCGTCGCACTTCGGGGCGTTCGCCGCCAAGGCATCATCGGCGGTCGCCGCCTGCACCGGTTGGAGCGACGAGGCGATCACTGGGCTGCCGATGCCGACCCTGATCGTGATCGGTGACCATGACTTCGTCCGGCTCGAGCACTCCGTGGAGTTCCTCGGCCTGCTGCGTCGGGGGGAGCTGGCGGTGCTTCCCGGGACGACGCACATGCAGGTAACCGATCGCGTCGAGGTGCTCGTTCCGATGCTGGAACGGTTCTTCGATGCGCCAGATCAGAGTACGAACGTTCACTGA